The Methanotorris formicicus Mc-S-70 sequence TTGGACGTTGATGTTCGGACCTTCAACTTTAGTAACTGCTGAATTTACAACCACACTGTTGAACTTGTATCCATTTGCATCTGAAACTTTAACATCTGATAACATAATCTCAGATTTTCCTATATCAATTGCTTTAAATGTAGCTCTTGCTATTGTTGTTGGTTTAGTTATGTTTCCGTCCATTATACTGAATGTTACCTTTCCTTTCTCGAAAGTTACATTTTTCAATTCTTCAGATGCATTAACTAAAAACTCAAAGTTTGTGCAGTTTAAAACATCTGGATTATAAACTAAAACTCCATCTAAACCTTTTGCAGGTCTTTTATCGGTTATATTATCTAATTTGATATCGACTGTAAACGTTTCATCTGTCTTTGTTAGGTTTGTTGAAGAAATTAAGTTTAATGCTATAGGTCTTTCTGTTATTGTAACTATTTTAACTAATTTGTTGTTTGATGTATTTTCATCAACTGTTGGGTCTATTGTTGCTACTATTGTGTAGTTCTTTATATGTGTTGGAGTCCAGTTGAATTCAACAACTTTTGTTTCTCCAACCGATAAGTTAGATATCTCTTTAACTCCCAAGTCTTCTGAATCGATGTATAAATGAACATCAAATGTCTCTGTTGAATTTGTATGTCCTTTGTTTGATACCTTAACTTTTACAACTGCAGGTTCTCTGTAGTATGGATTCTCTACTGTTATATCCTCAATGCAGGCATCTGGACCTTCAACAGTTACAGTTGCCGAATTTACAACAATCTTGTTGAACTTGTATCCGTCGATGTCTGAGATAGCAACACCATCTAATGCAATTACTGAACTTCCAACGTTTATCGCTTTAAATGTTGCCCTTGCTATTGTTGTTGGTTTAGTTATGTTTCCGTCCATTATACTGAATGTTACCTTTCCTTTCTCGAAAGTTACATTTTTCAATTCTTCAGATGCATTAACTAAAAACTCAAAGTTTGTGCAGTTTAAAACATCTGGGTTGTATAGCAATATTCCATCGATACCTTTAGCAGGTCTTTTATCGGCTATATTATCTAATTTGATATCGACTGTAAATGTTTCATCTGTCTTTGTTAGGTTTGTTGAAGAAATTAAGTTTAATGCTATAGGTCTTTCTGTTATTGTAACTATTTTAACTAATTTGTTGTTTGATGTATTTTCATCAACTGTTGGGTCTATTGTTGCTACTATTGTGTAATTTTTGATACTTGTTGGTGTCCAGTTAAATTCGATAATCTTTGTTGTTCCAACTGATAAGTTAGATATATCTTTAACTCCCAAGTCTTCTGAATCGATGTATAAATGAACGTTAAATGTTTCAACTGAGTTTGCATGCCCTTTATTTGACACCTTAATCTTAACCACTGCTGGTTCCATGTAGTATGGATTATCAACACTTATATTTTCAATGCATAAATCAGGACCTTCAACTGTTACAGTTGTTGCGTTTGTTATTATTTTATTAAATTTGTGTCCGTTTATATCTGAAACAACAGTATCTGTTAATGCAATTACTGAACTTCCAACGTTTATCGCTTTAAATGTTGCCCTTGCTATTGTTGTTGGTTTAGTTATGTTTCCGTCCATTATACTGAATGTTACCTTTCCTTTCTCGAAAGTTACATTTTTCAATTCTTCAGATGCATTAACTAAAAACTCAAAGTTTGTGCAGTTTAAAACATCTGGATTATAAACTAAAACTCCATCTAAACCTTTTGCAGGTCTTTTATCGGTTATATTATCTAATTTGATATCGACTGTGAATGTTTCTCCTGTTTTAACTGATGATGTCGAAACAACGCCTAATGCTATTGATTCTTCAACGGCGTATAACACTTTTACAAACTTGTTGTTTGATTCGTTCTTTTCATCTATCTCATTGTTAGGATCCATTACTGCAACAAATGTGTAGTTCTTTTCTTCTTTTGGTGTGAATGTGAAGGTTACGGTTTTTGTTTCATTGACTTTTAGTGAATCAATAGTTTCTGACCCTATCTTTTCTGAGTCAACATAAAAATCAACACTTACATTTGAAGCATCAACTTCCCCAACATTCCCTACAGTTACGTTAATGGTATTTTCTTCATAGGCTTTTAAGTTTGCAGATATGTTTGTTACTGTTAAGTCAGATTTTGGTTTTAATATTGTTATGTTTGAATTTCTTAGAATTAATGGTTCAATATGAAATCCATTTGTATCAGACATGGCAGTTTTGCTCAATGATATAACTCCACTCCCTTCGTTTAATGCCTTAAATGTCAATGTTGCAATTGTAAAGTTCCCGTATGGATTATTTGAAAACCACATCAAACTTATTTTTCCATCTTCTACACTTATATCCTTTAAATTTGCACTATTTGCAACATCACTTAACTGAATATCTGTTAGATTTAATAAACTTGAATCATAAGTTATGTACGCATCAAAACCTCCACATTTTGTATCTTCTGGAACATTCTTTACAACTAAATCTAAATTAAATGTCTCCCCTACATTAACATTTATCTCATTTGGGATTAGTTCAACACTTACATTATCTGCATAAACACCTAAGAAAGAAATCATTAATATTGCTAACAATGTAATTCTCCATTTCATTCCATCTCACCCTAAAAAAAGATTTGAAATTTTTTATAAAAGAGAGTAGGGATTTAGTTTGCAGTATATGGTTCTGCAGTATTTGTATCTGGGTTATATTTGAGGAAGAAGTGTGTGGTTCTTCCTTTGAATGCCTCTGGATGAATGATTGTTCCTAAATCCATTAAAACTTCATCGGTGTTCATCAATCCACATTGCCAATAGTCAGGACTTATACAGAATAATCTTCCGTTTTGAACTGCTTTAAATGTTGTATAACCTGGATGGTCATCTTTGAATGTAGATAGCCAAGTTGTTGATGATGGAACAACCCATATGTCAGCATCTTTTGCCCTCTCAGCAAATGTTTCATAATCAATCTTAGCACTTCCAGTTCCTGGAATATCTGTGAAGATGTAGTTAGCATGACAAAATGCCATTATTCCTTTTGCTACGTAGGATTGTGCTTTTGGAACGTAAGTTCCTCCATATTTTGGATAGTTTTTACCCCAAGCAACTAAAACATTTGAATCGCAACCATAGGTTTTCCTTACAACATTCCATGACCTCTTATCTACTCTTGCGAAGTATTTCTTTGCAACATCTTCCTTGTTGTAGAATGCAGCAAACATCTTAACCCATTCACATCTTGCAAGGTATGTTCCTTCTAAGTATTCAGCATCTGCAACGTAGGTTAATCCTAAATCCTTACACTTTGCAATTATTGCATCCCCACTATATCCAGGGTAAACGAATATAACCTGTGGGGAAATATTGACAATCTTATCCCAATCTGGGTTGTAGGATGAACCAACATCGATTATTGAACCATTTTCAAGACCTTTCTTTATATCGTCGAAATACCATGTGTAATAACCACCCCACATAATACCTTTAACTGAACCTATTACTGAACCATCATCGTTTAATGGCTCCATCAATGCTATGTGGGTGGAACTCATTACAACAACATTTTTTAATGGGACGTTAATTACTTTGTCGTATTTTCCTTCAGTCCAACTTGGTATTGGTTGGGATTCATTTTTTAATAGGAGTCTTTGCCCTGTAGCATCCTCAAATATCTTATATGCCCATTTTTCACCATTGTATGGGTTTACTTCGTTTCCATTTTCATCGTAGTAAGTTAATTTCATATTTTGTGCATATTTTATTTGCTTTCTCATCTCATCGTAGTTCTTAAAGAGATAAACAACATCTGCGATATCTATACTATTATCGGCGTTTATGTCTCCATCTTCTAGGTCAAGGTTTCTGTTCTTAAAGAGATAAACGACATCAGCGATGTCTATACTTCCATCCTCATTTACATCCCCGAATCTGTAGTTGTAGTTTCCCTCAGCATAAGTACAACTTATACTTGTTATTAAGGATATAACACCTAATATTATTATCAACATCTTATTTATATTTTTTGCCATATCTATCACCGAAAAATTTTTATTTATTATGAAGATAAGGTTATTTTTAAAGTTTCACAAATTTTGTATATAGGATATTTAATATATAAATATTATGGTTTTCTTTATATTTTGTAAAATTAACTTAAAAGAGGTGTATGATATGAAATATTTAAAATTTTTGATATTGGTTCTTACATTAACATCAGTGTATGCAACGAGTTTGAACATAGAAATACCAAAAGAAGTCAAAGTTGGAGATGAGTTCAATATAACATTAAATGTAAAAAATGACCAATCAATTGTAGGATTTGAATGTAGTGTTAATGTTCCACATAACTTAAAAATAACAAGTTTTTCGGGAAATCAAGATATAAAAAAGATGGCTGGGAAATTTTACGAAGAGAAAATGACGAATAATAGTTGTATTGTAAAGTTTGTTGTCTTTGATAATCCATTAAAATCTGATTTTTATGTAGGGAGAGTAACTGTTAAAGTTTTAGATTATGACAACAGTACAAGAATAAAAATTGTATCAAAGGGTTCTGATGAAAATGGAAATAAAATTGACATATTCTCTGGAGATGTGGAACTTAAAGTTAAAAAAGAAAATGAAACTTCAGAAAAAAAAGGATTTTTGGATATGATTGCTGGTTTTATAAGTAGCATCATCGATGTTATAAAACGACTATTTGGATAGGTGGGTAAATGAAGAGAATAGCAATAATTTTGACTCTTTTATTTTTCAATTGCGTATGTTCTGAAGATTTACAAAATGTTATTTTAAAACTTGAACCTGAAAAGGTAGAAACTACGGGAGATTTAATAAAAATAAATATCACTGTTGAAAATATTCCTCCAAAAGATAGTTTAGAAAGTAGATTAAATGATAACAAATCAGATGGTGGTTTAGGAGGTTTAGATATATACATTAATTATTCCCCTGAATATTTGGAAAGTGTTGGATTTGATTGGAGTGATTTTTGTAAAAATGAAAAGATAAAGTCATTCGAATTTAAGGGCGGTGAATTCTATTTGTCAATCATGTTTGGGGAGGATGTTTTTGAGGATAAGGTAACAATAGGAACTTTAACATTTAATCCAAAAAAAGAAGGGAATTTATCCATTATATTTGAAAATAAATCAAAAGTCTCATCAACACAGGGATATAAATATGATGGATTGGGAAACTACCCAAACACAACGTTTAAAGGATGTGATATTGTAATAAAAGGTGTGGGAACTGGAAACTTCACTAAAAATTTAAAAGGAGAACTTGATGTTTCTGGAGGAACTACAAAGATTATAAATGAAATAAATGTGATTACCAACCAAAAGGCCCCAAAGGTTATTGTTGAAGAACTAAACGTCTCAGAAATTAAGCCAAATGTATCTGTTGTTTTAAATGTT is a genomic window containing:
- a CDS encoding CARDB domain-containing protein, which gives rise to MKWRITLLAILMISFLGVYADNVSVELIPNEINVNVGETFNLDLVVKNVPEDTKCGGFDAYITYDSSLLNLTDIQLSDVANSANLKDISVEDGKISLMWFSNNPYGNFTIATLTFKALNEGSGVISLSKTAMSDTNGFHIEPLILRNSNITILKPKSDLTVTNISANLKAYEENTINVTVGNVGEVDASNVSVDFYVDSEKIGSETIDSLKVNETKTVTFTFTPKEEKNYTFVAVMDPNNEIDEKNESNNKFVKVLYAVEESIALGVVSTSSVKTGETFTVDIKLDNITDKRPAKGLDGVLVYNPDVLNCTNFEFLVNASEELKNVTFEKGKVTFSIMDGNITKPTTIARATFKAINVGSSVIALTDTVVSDINGHKFNKIITNATTVTVEGPDLCIENISVDNPYYMEPAVVKIKVSNKGHANSVETFNVHLYIDSEDLGVKDISNLSVGTTKIIEFNWTPTSIKNYTIVATIDPTVDENTSNNKLVKIVTITERPIALNLISSTNLTKTDETFTVDIKLDNIADKRPAKGIDGILLYNPDVLNCTNFEFLVNASEELKNVTFEKGKVTFSIMDGNITKPTTIARATFKAINVGSSVIALDGVAISDIDGYKFNKIVVNSATVTVEGPDACIEDITVENPYYREPAVVKVKVSNKGHTNSTETFDVHLYIDSEDLGVKEISNLSVGETKVVEFNWTPTHIKNYTIVATIDPTVDENTSNNKLVKIVTITERPIALNLISSTNLTKTDETFTVDIKLDNITDKRPAKGLDGVLVYNPDVLNCTNFEFLVNASEELKNVTFEKGKVTFSIMDGNITKPTTIARATFKAIDIGKSEIMLSDVKVSDANGYKFNSVVVNSAVTKVEGPNINVQVTVNDPAIYRINNSITVTVTNNGHKDITIPFDVRAYINSEELGNATIGSLKSGESKTVTFNWTPTELRKYTIVIIADSSNSIKEEDEDDNKVVKTVKVVEIPVFIKMYKALENGNSITAKIEVGNINEKRPVGGYDLKILLKNLTVVDVKAVGISNWSVSNNTLFVSGYNISEIGNFEVGEITFNITNSTYSAIATDVKLSDTGGHKFLKVCIQNGIINLGDIKKIIKIDNETEKSIKDVNLIIGDEFNITKLTLDTEDDITIPIVGKNITINKTVIDTLREVKEKAKKIN
- a CDS encoding ABC transporter substrate-binding protein; translation: MAKNINKMLIIILGVISLITSISCTYAEGNYNYRFGDVNEDGSIDIADVVYLFKNRNLDLEDGDINADNSIDIADVVYLFKNYDEMRKQIKYAQNMKLTYYDENGNEVNPYNGEKWAYKIFEDATGQRLLLKNESQPIPSWTEGKYDKVINVPLKNVVVMSSTHIALMEPLNDDGSVIGSVKGIMWGGYYTWYFDDIKKGLENGSIIDVGSSYNPDWDKIVNISPQVIFVYPGYSGDAIIAKCKDLGLTYVADAEYLEGTYLARCEWVKMFAAFYNKEDVAKKYFARVDKRSWNVVRKTYGCDSNVLVAWGKNYPKYGGTYVPKAQSYVAKGIMAFCHANYIFTDIPGTGSAKIDYETFAERAKDADIWVVPSSTTWLSTFKDDHPGYTTFKAVQNGRLFCISPDYWQCGLMNTDEVLMDLGTIIHPEAFKGRTTHFFLKYNPDTNTAEPYTAN